A single genomic interval of Anopheles marshallii chromosome 2, idAnoMarsDA_429_01, whole genome shotgun sequence harbors:
- the LOC128708228 gene encoding uncharacterized protein LOC128708228, with translation METTARVHQTKASSRHRSSRARRSATPQRHEQTEVRGIEDGPTQSAPDQELAEASGSKNRSSTAIRTVRRPDTPEHSGGSTTTNASSSATGTSVPTQHYHYSASGDSGPARISQTPRSNSPTMVTTELDAPVSTEGDVEVVAVDLASGLAVLGTVPGPTDDKLQKGILGYMDRQLKVQSLSDPQKSPAQRSTRSRSSLEKSPRRKRSKSESRRRRERKILAAGEMEVRQANETLMRYLKQCSDFNDASLSGDLEIPEHLEDRRVHRKTKSQRERKLHQLQPERAGGRTNADDLMSYHGEIYNPFTPVVSPTTEAAATRIDKMYIQTASGYRPVDNTYSYHKSRALIGGDPESNSHTINTSVHLSCAVQRVWHLLSTVCHGLLGGLAFAHLLLICTTKPYDWVDASIRHYSAFAEVYANTFYCLAIVCMVSIFDRMDIAYGGDTNISFRSIFIIMIYVMTIILSLSAGTMDERLYVTSTLNVTVWEEELETNKVLSIWNALSIARSVGAIFGWLIVGFLPNQDNLYDQLLEMEKYQLQ, from the exons ATGGAGACGACCGCTCGCGTTCATCAGACCAAGGCGAGCTCGAGGCACCGGAGCTCTCGAGCACGCCGCAGCGCAACACCACAGCGGCACGAGCAGACGGAGGTGCGCGGCATCGAGGATGGGCCCACGCAATCCGCACCGGACCAGGAGCTAGCAGAGGCGAGTGGTTCTAAAAATAGATCCTCCACCGCTATTCGCACCGTACGCCGTCCGGACACGCCGGAGCACAGTGGTGGCAGCACCACGACCAATGCGAGCAGTAGCGCCACGGGCACATCGGTGCCGACGCAGCACTATCACTACAGTGCGAGCGGTGACAGTGGTCCGGCCCGGATCTCCCAAACGCCGCGCAGCAACTCGCCCACCATGGTGACGACCGAGCTGGACGCACCCGTCAGCACGGAGGGCGACGTGGAGGTGGTGGCCGTGGATCTGGCCAGCGGTTTGGCCGTCCTCGGCACGGTACCGGGACCAACGGATGACAAGCTGCAGAAGGGCATCCTCGGCTACATGGACCGCCAGCTGAAGGTGCAATCGTTGTCCGACCCGCAGAAGAGTCCCGCCCAGCGCAGCACGCGCagccggagcagtctggagaAAAGCCCACGGCGAAAGCGCAGCAAATCGGAGTCGCGAAGGCGCCGGGAACGGAAAATTCTTGCCGCCGGTGAGATGGAGGTGCGGCAGGCGAACGAAACCTTGATGCGATACCTGAAGCAGTGCTCGGACTTTAACGATGCGTCGCTGTCGGGCGATTTGGAGATACCGGAGCATCTGGAGGACCGGCGGGTGCACCGGAAAACGAAATCCCAGCGGGAGCGTAAACTTCATCAGCTCCAACCGGAACGGGCGGGTGGCAGGACCAACG CCGACGATCTCATGAGCTACCATGGGGAGATCTACAATCCCTTCACGCCGGTCGTTTCGCCCACGACCGAGGCGGCGGCTACGCGTATTGATAAGATGTACATACAGACTGCTAGCGGTTATCGACCAGTTGACAATACCTACTCGTATCATAAGTCTAGGGCACTAATCGGTGGAGATCCAGAAAGCAATAG CCATACAATAAACACCTCGGTACATCTGTCCTGTGCGGTGCAGCGTGTCTGGCATCTGTTATCGACCGTCTGCCATGGGTTGCTCGGCGGTCTGGCCTTCGCCCATCTGCTGTTGATCTGTACGACCAAACCGTACGATTGGGTCGATGCCTCGATACGCCATTACTCAGCCTTTGCCGAGGTGTACGCCAACACGTTCTACTGCTTGGCCATCGTTTGTATGGTTTCAATATTCGATCG GATGGACATTGCGTACGGAGGTGATACGAATATTTCATTCCGctccatcttcatcatcatgatcTACGTGATGACGATCATACTGAGTCTGTCGGCTGGCACGATGGACGAACGGCTCTATGTTACTTCCACGTTAAACGTCACCGTCTGGGAAGAGGAGTTG GAAACGAACAAGGTGCTTAGCATCTGGAATGCGCTATCAATCGCACGAAGTGTTGGTGCCATCTTTGGCTGGTTAATCGTTGGCTTCCTACCGAACCAGGACAATCTGTACGATCAGCTGCTCGAGATGGAAAAGTATCAACTGCAGtag
- the LOC128715548 gene encoding zonadhesin-like codes for MGILSVKGITLFGCFFIIVLNDVDSHSLARDEPRRLAIPVRRPLTRQLVTQCSAPYFPNGEAKIRNRGRMMRFDCSYGFKLVGNRYSNCQNGRWDTSIPVCVKSGCTMLPLVNSGYVLYEMNKASAWLSCFDGTELAGSRNTYCNGTHWDRPLGVCRRTGEGTPTSCDFEGESLCGWSNDALHDFDWKRSDGTLNPRALRTGPKYDHTTMQPKAGHFMIVDSGEQLTNDTARFISPMFEPELSTGSCFQFYYHMYGESVGTLNVYVKPMNSDLYDLKPIFVQQGNQKNIWHEGYVEIPLQSDRFQIVIEASLGLRYKSDIAIDDVVLLQGDSCRVAVEDSEEPPPETENVPVKIESCENRCGSSMAAVLNSSDTIVHCDCHEDCVTSETCCPDYRERCVFEVVPVVGSNVSTTTTVATTTTTGKVTTPKPTTTTSTVVVTTSAPTSTTRRTTVTSTTAKPTPTTTTSTTTTSTTPKPLTTSTVTTSTTKRYNLRPSRPSYVPLTIRPRLPTTSATSTSTTTTSTSTSTTVTTTSPITTTQSDIAYEPTAQSTTEEVIAPGLAIAANVPVEKLQKTPSLMKFFIYATSAVTFFLCILSVAYFYARRSRSNVLARLKEKSQKSGFEDIRFLAGEEDLDFNISQAQDADEDAKGGKQPALEASQRTEAKRSTKDTKSETDRRSHGQDVHAHGRNGDERSDSDDDSTDDERGGHGKKIHSKTNKKPYQKYVKHHDEDMESTLL; via the exons ATGGGGATATTAAGCGTAAAGGGAATAACCctatttggttgtttttttataattgttttaaacgatGTGGACAGCCATAGCCTAGCGCGCGATGAACCGCGTCGTCTCG CGATTCCTGTCCGACGTCCATTAACCAGACAGCTAGTGACCCAATGTTCCGCGCCATACTTTCCCAACGGGGAAGCTAAAATACGAAATAGGGGCCGAATGATGCGGTTCGATTGTTCGTACGGTTTCAAGCTGGTTGGCAATCGGTACTCTAACTGCCAAAATGGACGCTGGGATACATCGATTCCGGTTTGTGTTA AGTCCGGCTGCACTATGCTGCCCCTGGTAAACTCCGGCTATGTGCTGTATGAGATGAACAAAGCGTCCGCGTGGCTTTCGTGTTTTGACGGGACGGAGTTGGCCGGATCGAGAAACACGTACTGCAACGGAACGCACTGGGATCGGCCATTGGGTGTTTGCCGTCGGACGGGTGAGGGTACACCAACTAGCTGCGACTTTGAGGGTGAATCACTGTGTGGTTGGTCAAACGATGCACTGCACGATTTCGACTGGAAGCGAAGCGACGGAACGCTAAACCCACGAGCGCTCAGAACTGGGCCCAAGTACGATCACACCACGATGCAACCGAAGGCAGGACACTTCATGATCGTGGATTCCGGTGAACAGCTTACGAACGATACGGCCCGCTTTATATCGCCGATGTTCGAACCGGAACTAAGCACTGGTTCATGCTTTCAGTTTTACTACCACATGTATGGCGAATCGGTTGGCACGCTGAACGTATACGTTAAACCGATGAACAGTGATCTGTACGATCTGAAGCCCATTTTCGTACAACAAGGAAACCAGAAGAACATTTGGCACGAAGGGTACGTGGAGATTCCGCTGCAATCGGACCGGTTTCAGATCGTCATCGAAGCAAGCCTTGGTTTGCGCTACAAGAGTGACATTGCGATCGATGATGTTGTTCTGTTGCAGGGTGACAGCTGTCGCGTAGCGGTTGAGGATAGTGAGGAGCCACCGCCGGAAACCGAAAACGTACCGGTGAAGATTGAATCGTGTGAGAACCGGTGCGGTAGCAGTATGGCAGCTGTCCTCAACAGCAGTGATACGATCGTACACTGTGATTGCCACGAGGACTGCGTGACTAGCGAAACCTGCTGTCCTGACTATCGCGAGCGGTGTGTCTTTGAGGTGGTGCCGGTCGTAGGTAGCAACGTAAGTACGACCACCACAGTggccacaacaacaaccacggGAAAAGTGACTACTCCGAAACCTACCACCACAACGTCCACGGTCGTAGTCACTACCTCCGCGCCTACTAGTACAACTAGGCGAACAACGGTTACTAGCACTACTGCCAAACCAACACCGACTACTACTACTAGTACTACTACGACCAGTACTACTCCGAAACCACTGACAACCTCCACCGTTACTACATCCACCACGAAGAGATACAATCTACGTCCATCCAGACCGAGCTATGTCCCGCTCACCATTAGACCCCGGttacccaccacctcagctaCGTCCACTTCAACAACGACTACTTCGACGTCCACCTCCACAACAGTGACCACGACATCACCCATCACAACGACGCAATCCGACATTGCATATGAGCCGACAGCGCAATCCACAACGGAAGAGGTGATTGCGCCCGGTTTGGCCATCGCAGCAAATGTTCCGGTAGAAAAGCTCCAGAAAACACCGAGCTTGATGAAGTTCTTCATCTACGCAACGTCGGCAGTAACGTTTTTCCTGTGCATTCTAAGTGTAGCGTACTTTTACGCACGGAGGTCACGCTCCAATGTGTTGGCGCGTTTGAAGGAGAAATCGCAAAAGAGTGGCTTCGAGGATATTCGATTTTTGGCCGGTGAGGAAGATTTGGATTTTAACATTTCACAGGCGCAAGATGCGGATGAAGATGCGAAAGGTGGCAAGCAGCCGGCGCTGGAAGCAAGCCAAAGAACGGAAGCAAAACGGTCTACGAAGGACACAAAGTCTGAAACTGATCGACGATCGCATGGGCAAGACGTACATGCGCATGGACGCAACGGAGATGAGCGTTCCGATAGTGATGATGATTCGACGGACGATGAACGCGGTGGACATGGAAAAAAGATACACTCaaagacgaacaaaaaacCGTATCAGAAATATGTGAAACACCATGACGAGGATATGGAATCGACCTTACTGTGA
- the LOC128718492 gene encoding epoxide hydrolase 3-like → HIRTMVQYYIRESIQFVVSYALCAFYSLRVLFGILVLFVTKPHTKFWITKERPVPPDCLKNHDYGVDKYQNANGIRIHYVEKGDRSKPLMVFVHGFPEFWYSWRHQLKEFSKDYWVVALDMRGYGDTEKPQYRYAYRIDNMTEDIRCLVRALGRQKFTLVAHDWGAVIGWHFITKHMDMIDRYIMMDAPSQKIARKLFSSSKTQFKMSWYIFFYQMPWLPEFFVRLGDFQIFKIIFSQHGGPEVVEAFKYTFSKPNGMTYPINYYRENFRFFTRKLTPPRPKTFARGLYLLGENDLYISKETGPLMQQEFENLEFRIVPGVDHFLQQHKPEVVNQYMREFLSKN, encoded by the exons CATATCCGCACGATGGTCCAGTACTACATCCGGGAGTCGATACAGTTCGTTGTGTCGTACGCGCTCTGTGCGTTCTACAGTTTGCGCGTGCTGTTCGGCATACTGGTGCTGTTCGTGACGAAACCGCACACGAAATTTTGGATCACAAAGGAGCGGCCGGTACCGCCCGATTGTTTGAAGAACCACGACTACGGTGTGGACAAGTACCAGAATGCGAAT GGCATCAGAATCCATTACGTGGAAAAGGGAGATCGTTCCAAGCCGCTCATGGTGTTTGTGCACGGGTTTCCCGAATTCTGGTACTCGTGGCGCCATCAGCTGAAGGAGTTCTCCAAGGACTACTG GGTTGTGGCGTTGGATATGCGTGGGTACGGTGATACGGAAAAACCTCAGTACCGCTATGCATATCGTATCGACAACATGACAGAGGACATACGGTGCCTGGTGCGTGCCTTAG GACGCCAAAAGTTTACTCTCGTTGCGCACGATTGGGGCGCAGTGATCGGATGGCACTTTATAACGAAGCACATGGACATGATAGACCGATACATCATGATGGATGCTCCATCGCAGAAAATAGCGCGTAAGCTTTTCtccagcagcaaaacacagTTCAAGATGTCTTG GTACATCTTCTTTTACCAAATGCCATGGCTACCGGAGTTCTTCGTGCGGCTTGGGGACTTCCAAATCTTCAAAATCATATTCAGCCAGCACGGTGGCCCCGAAGTGGTCGAAGCATTTAAATATACCTTCTCCAAACCGAACGGTATGACGTACCCGATCAACTACTACCGTGAGAATTTCCGGTTCTTCACGCGGAAGCTGACGCCGCCCAGGCCGAAAACGTTTGCCCGGGGACTGTATCTGCTGGGCGAAAACGATCTCTACATCTCGAAGGAAACGGGCCCGCTCATGCAGCAGGAGTTTGAGAATCTTGAGTTCCGCATCGTGCCCGGTGTCGATCACTTCCTGCAGCAGCACAAACCCGAGGTGGTTAATCAGTATATGCGAGAGTTCTTGTCCAAGAACTAG
- the LOC128708680 gene encoding ufm1-specific protease 2 has product MIVKLRISRHVKKRISDPTFAGTGELYGTICDGVPTVIGFARVLRETNESTGNNVQDDMPAPIQRSLPSGLDLIGWVKTGPYVDPTDFLLKSGPDAFVTDNPVYLHYTGETEAELQTFIFEQRKLQSVECVTFDDEFLYREYYLLRLQCTLTLVCEQTEKSVCENAFRLRKQLGSGSVAFTVPTAPGVMLSDYAVTGIDKEENVEMLYAMATAPKPEHDDGFGVAGGGRVKAKKPQISSKPPTGYRVIDFGLLIKKSKDELDEKLRREACNVTIDRRNDGQTVKVPFQVDCLSMVHRTKKLDKCFDNMVESVDCSLGLIEAALLEQLRYQQRLYVSKCYHMLPKELGHFVTCVYPLGGEVNESDSFLERQRANMHKQFLLKLNLPYFRKGNAYQFQAGKILTNPHETLSAPHPDGRTALVAGVYTYHHYLQDDFDDKGWGCAYRSLQTLVSWFYLQGYSSGTIPTHNDIQSCLVRVGDKQRNFIGSRQWIGSTEVSICLNDMLGIDSRIMFVTHGSELASRGMELLQHFQQEGTPIMIGGGVLAHTILGVSMNAELGETKFLILDPHYTGTDELGPVLGKGWCGWKGEDFWDKSSHYNLCMPIRPKRL; this is encoded by the exons ATGATCGTAAAATTACGAATATCGCGACATGTGAAGAAG CGTATTTCCGATCCAACGTTTGCGGGCACGGGAGAGCTATACGGTACCATATGTGATGGAGTTCCGACGGTAATTGGATTTGCGCGGGTACTAAGAGAGACGAATGAATCGACCGGCAATAATGTGCAGGACGATATGCCTGCCCCAATTCAGCGTAGTCTCCCGAGCGGTCTTGATCTTATCGGTTGGGTAAAAACAGGCCCATACGTAGATCCAACCGATTTTCTGCTGAAATCGGGCCCGGATGCGTTTGTGACGGATAATCCAGTCTACTTACACTACACCGGTGAAACTGAAGCGGAGCTGCAGACGTTCATCTTTGAGCAGCGGAAACTTCAGTCGGTAGAATGCGTCACTTTTGACGATGAGTTTCTTTACCGGGAATACTATCTGCTTCGCCTGCAGTGTACGCTAACGTTGGTGTGCGAGCAGACAGAAAAATCGGTGTGTGAAAATGCATTCCGTTTGCGCAAGCAGCTCGGTTCGGGCAGCGTGGCGTTTACCGTACCGACAGCCCCGGGTGTAATGTTGAGCGACTACGCTGTGACGGGTATCGATAAGGAGGAAAATGTAGAAATGTTGTACGCGATGGCAACTGCTCCGAAACCGGAACACGATGACGGTTTCGGTGTGGCAGGTGGTGGTCGTGTAAAAGCGAAGAAACCTCAGATTAGTTCCAAACCACCAACTGGATACCGTGTAATTGATTTCGGACTGttgattaaaaaatcaaaggacGAACTGGATGAAAAGCTTCGCCGGGAGGCGTGCAACGTGACGATCGATCGGCGTAATGATGGCCAAACAGTGAAGGTACCGTTCCAGGTCGATTGTCTAAGTATGGTACACCGGACGAAGAAGCTGGACAAATGTTTCGACAACATGGTGGAGAGTGTTGACTGTTCGTTGGGTTTGATTGAGGCCGCATTGCTGGAACAGCTACGGTACCAGCAACGATTGTACGTGTCAAAGTGCTACCACATGCTGCCCAAGGAGCTGGGACATTTTGTGACCTGCGTGTATCCGCTCGGTGGCGAGGTGAACGAATCCGATTCGTTTTTGGAACGACAACGTGCAAACATgcacaaacaatttttgttaaaaCTGAACCTACCCTATTTCCGCAAGGGAAACGCGTACCAATTTCAAGCAGGCAAAATTTTGACCAATCCCCATGAAACGCTTAGCGCGCCAC ATCCCGACGGGCGAACAGCGCTAGTGGCTGGCGTTTACACCTATCACCATTACCTGCAGGATGACTTCGATGATAAGGGCTGGGGATGTGCGTACCGATCCCTGCAAACGCTTGTCTCGTGGTTTTATCTGCAAGGCTATAGCTCAGGAACGATTCCTACTCACAACGACATACAGTCGTGCCTGGTGCGCGTCGGCGACAAGCAGCGAAATTTTATCGGTTCGCGCCAGTGGATTGGTTCGACCGAAGTGTCAATCTGTCTGAACGATATGCTCGGTATCGATTCGCGCATCATGTTCGTCACGCACGGCAGTGAGCTGGCGTCGCGCGGTATGGAACTACTACAACATTTCCAGCAGGAGGGTACACCGATAATGATCGGTGGCGGTGTACTGGCCCATACCATACTGGGTGTGTCGATGAATGCTGAGCTGGGCGAGAcaaaatttttgattttagaTCCACACTACACCGGGACGGATGAGCTGGGGCCGGTGCTTGGAAAAGGGTGGTGCGGATGGAAGGGTGAAGACTTTTGGGACAAAAGCTCACACTACAACCTATGCATGCCAATACGACCGAAACGATTGTAA
- the LOC128707364 gene encoding probable DNA-directed RNA polymerase III subunit RPC6: MDEISTIGFQIISLAKDKPEGINNDDLSESLQTVAPEKRVQALNKLLLDGVLEILKKGNTLIYRMKDPGKKSSAPKDIDNEERVIYNIVEEGGNKGIWIRDIRVKSNLVMTQLNKVLKQLENKKLIKAVKSVNASKKKVYMLYNLEPDRSITGGAWYQDQDFEAEFVDVLNQQCLRFLRMKRDSARTSGEGPLAVQKLSECSVADVHRFISDLGISKISLDEDDLETILKTVVYDGKAERIAQINGGFLYRAIEAPIAAPGLVQMPCGICPVIKNCADCGEITPKLCTYISEWLD, from the exons ATGGATGAAATCTCGACGATTGGAtttcaaatcatttctttGGCAAAGGATAAACCGGAAGGTATCAACAACGATGACCTCTCGGAATCGCTACAAACCGTGGCGCCGGAGAAGCGTGTCCAGGCGCTGAACAAGCTGCTACTGGATGGTGTGCTGGAGATATTGAAAAAGGGCAACACGCTGATATACCGGATGAAGGATCCCGGCAAGAAATCGTCCGCCCCGAAGGACATCGACAATGAGGAGCGCGTAATATACAACATTGTGGAGGAGGGTGGCAACAAGGGCATCTGGATAAGGGACATCCGTGTGAAATCCAACCTGGTCATGACGCAGTTAAACAAAGTGCTGAAACAGTTGGAAAACAAGAAGCTTATAAAGGCGGTTAAATCGGTTAAC GCTAGCAAAAAGAAAGTGTACATGCTGTACAATCTGGAACCGGATCGTTCCATAACGGGTGGCGCATGGTATCAGGACCAGGACTTCGAGGCAGAATTTGTTGACGTGCTGAATCAGCAATGCTTACGATTTTTACGCATGAAGCGTGACTCGGCACGGACCAGCGGCGAGGGACCGTTGGCAGTGCAGAAGCTGTCCGAATGCTCGGTGGCCGACGTGCACCGCTTCATCTCCGATCTCGGCATCAGTAAGATCAGCCTGGATGAGGACGATCTGGAAACGATACTCAAAACAGTAGTGTACGACGGTAAGGCAGAACGTATCGCACAGATTAACGGGGGGTTTCTGTATCGTGCGATAGAGGCGCCTATTGCTGCGCCGGGTCTGGTGCAGATGCCGTGCGGCATTTGTCCGGTTATCAAAAACTGTGCCGACTGTGGTGAAATCACACCGAAGCTATGCACTTACATTAGTGAATGGTTAGATTGA
- the LOC128718490 gene encoding uncharacterized protein LOC128718490, whose translation MFDCFCLWPTQPATVADKNVPFQTFPNQRVPLPVDSSPYVAEFLHQLHGYLVRYAPYLHRYALLINAIETVLSVYAVLTQAGWDQRLEWRPLWHIPKYLRINFALAVSLLTIYSNLAAIVGLLTYRTFLLWSYIWLHLGTFALELWYLMGNERTTLPPVCLRKFDLNVCQNEMDKWRSPLMVFLLGFHLSIVIAVYLHVDDLKPVPGTAHGMDWYGLRSF comes from the exons ATGTTTGACTGTTTTTGTCTTTGGCCAACGCAGCCGGCGACCGTTGCGGACAAAAACGTGCCATTTCAAACTTTTCCCAATCAGCGTGTACCGTTGCCGGTGGACAGCTCGCCGTACGTTGCCGAATTCCTGCACCAGCTGCACGGTTACCTGGTGCGGTATGCACCGTACCTTCACCGGTACGCTCTGCTCATCAACGCCATCGAAACG GTGCTGTCGGTGTATGCAGTGCTGACACAGGCCGGCTGGGACCAGCGGCTGGAATGGCGTCCACTGTGGCACATTCCGAAGTATTTGCGAATCAATTTTGCCCTGGCCGTGTCGCTGCTAACCATCTACTCGAATCTGGCAGCGATCGTTGGTTTGCTAACG TATCGAACGTTTCTACTCTGGTCGTACATTTGGCTCCATCTCGGCACGTTTGCGCTGGAACTGTGGTACCTGATGGGCAACGAACGGACTACGCTACCGCCGGTTTGCTTACGGAAGTTTGACCTaaatgtttgccaaaacgAAATGGACAAATGGCGGTCCCCATTGATGGTTTTCCTGCTTGGCTTCCATCTATCGATAGTGATCGCTGTATACCTGCACGTAGATGACCTAAAGCCTGTACCAGGTACGGCACACGGTATGGATTGGTACGGTCTGCGTTCGTTTTAA
- the LOC128718491 gene encoding uncharacterized protein LOC128718491: MVWCLVKDHICWWLAAIVVAQCILVPCEAKKCGVICRVRDPLTIGNSYMLKECLYEIHPVESTQNTDGSGFNMRTSDRRNRLFSLYGGSTCEYFGNMIQTAKGRDTLVETIRRQLQKSEFKGLDLQCDPVQARVTQQTYAEFLEQLRSFLGNTYVIMVTMSSCQPEPRLVESFNRMVDYVTINHAEQPSMLTNALMYGLARHRILLATPYPSTISCPLNNDYSLNEMLNQIEHHNLFGAIVELDRDDVNNVCGEGPFPLFRKVLDRLCSNAECNFSGFVRDTRDCGQYYSCDNGFKTTHHCPVGQSFDLCQSTCQPILQVQCNETTCVVSGNLPNGLTPIRYPIPFPKPNPSCPGGGGNNGGGNNGGGNNGGGNNGGGNNQTSNCCCDVLRNLTTFLNNTAQLSQFVALVKDLGVDDLVGTLRPSLQGLVDLIGNIVDPVNRLIATLLNGEKLMTDTMNGMSGMAGQGDLIQTLLSVVTSLLQNLLGGVPLAGATDGIPLLGGLGALAG, encoded by the exons ATGGTGTGGTGTTTAGTTAAGGATCACATTTGCTGGTGGTTGGCGGCGATAGTAGTGGCGCAGTGTATCCTAGTGCCATGTGAGGCGAAGAAGTGTGGTGTCATATGCCGTGTGCGCGATCCACTAACGATCGGTAATAGTTACATGTTGAAGGAGTGTTTGTACGAGATACATCCGGTCGAGAGCACACAGAACACAGATGGAAGCGGATTTAACATGCGTACTAGCGACCGCCGCAATCGATTGTTCTCACTGTATGGTGGTTCGACCTGCGAGTACTTCGGTAACATGATCCAGACGGCCAAGGGACGAGACACACTGGTCGAGACGATTCGTCGACAGTTGCAGAAGAGTGAATTCAAGGGATTGGATCTACAGTGTGATCCGGTTCAGGCTCGCGTCACGCAGCAAACGTACGCCGAGTTCTTAGAGCAGCTGCGCAGCTTCCTGGGCAACACCTACGTGATCATGGTGACTATGAGCAGCTGTCAGCCGGAACCAAGGCTCGTCGAATCGTTCAACCGAATGGTCGATTACGTGACGATCAATCATGCCGAACAG CCTTCGATGCTCACGAATGCACTGATGTACGGTTTGGCCAGGCATCGTATACTACTGGCGACTCCCTATCCTTCTACAATCAGCTGTCCGCTGAACAACGACTACTCGCTAAACGAGATGCTGAACCAAATCGAACATCACAACCTGTTCGGAGCGATCGTGGAACTTGATCGCGACGATGTGAACAATGTTTGCGGCGAGGGCCCATTCCCACTGTTCCGCAAGGTACTGGATCGTCTATGCTCGAATGCTGAGTGTAACTTTAGTGGATTCGTACGTGATACACGCGACTGCGGCCAATACTACAGCTGCGACAACGGATT caaaacaacacatcatTGCCCAGTCGGACAATCGTTCGATCTCTGCCAAAGTACATGTCAACCAATCCTGCAAGTGCAATGTAACGAAACGACGTGTGTAGTTAGTGGAAATTTACCCAACGGTTTGACACCCATAAGGTACCCAATTCCATTCCCAAAGCCCAATCCAAGCTGCCCGGGAGGCGGCGGTAATAATGGTGGAGGTAACAATGGAGGCGGTAACAATGGTGGTGGCAACAACGGCGGAGGCAATAATCAAActtccaactgctgctgcgATGTGCTGAGGAACCTGACAACCTTCCTGAACAATACGGCCCAACTGTCGCAATTCGTTGCATTAGTCAAGGACCTTGGTGTGGATGATCTGGTCGGTACGCTCCGTCCGTCCCTACAGGGTCTCGTAGATTTAATTGGAAATATTGTCGACCCTGTAAACCGGTTGATTGCTACTTTGCTGAACGGAGAGAAATTGATGACTGACACCATGAACGGAATGTCCGGTATGGCCGGGCAAGGCGATTTAATACAAACTTTGCTTTCAGTCGTTACATCACTTCTACAAAATCTTTTGGGCGGTGTACCGCTAGCTGGAGCCACCGACGGTATTCCCTTGTTGGGTGGATTGGGAGCATTGGCTGGATAG